The genomic region CAGGTGTTGAAAAACTGTGTTGGGTTGCTGGGCTGTGTGCAGCAGACTGAGGTCCTCAAGCTACAGCTTCACCTTCTCAACATTAACTCCAGACTTCAAATCTTCCCCCAGTATCCCAGCAGCATCCTGACTATGAGCAGATGAGCTGCACAAGTAGGTCtgtccagaaagagaagaggatggGGACTGTGTTCTCAATGAGAAGGACCCACGGCAGAATCACTGAAAAGTGTCTCCAAGACACGGGGTACTGCCTGAAgctccagaggttaagaatccaccaacacaggggacactggtttgaacCCTGGGCACCTAGAGCtggagcactgcaactagagaaagcctttgtgcagccacaaagacctagtacagtcaaaaataaagtaaaataataaacaaagaaatctttagttaaaaaaaaaaaaagacatggaagGTGAGAGCTAACATTGTATTGTGTCTGAGGAAATAAACCCCAGGACAACGCTAGCATTTCTTCAGCAAACATCTCCTACACAGACCCTCTGTTGCCAGAATGGACTGTGGGTTCAGTTTCAATGGACAAAGTAATATGTGAGGTGGATAACCTCttactctctcccttccttctctcctgccctgCCTTCCGGACCCTGGCTCCTACTCTGTCACTTGGAAACAAAGTGGTGTGACCTTTACTTACCAAGAGCTGGGCACTGAGCTTTGTCCTGAGGCCTAACAGGGCTCCCAGCAGCTTCTCCCATTTCACACCAATCACATACCCAAAGTCTCAAATCTAGTACAAAGATTCTAATAGTATACTAGCCAACTCCACAGACACTTTCCTCTGGATCGCTGACCTTCCAGTTTAGCTGTCTGTGTCTGTGAAAGGCTAGAGATTTTAAACATGACCCTATCTTCAGAGATAAGCATCACTTCCAAGTTTACTGAGAAGAGCTTTCCTGTATTTGCTAACAACTGTCAGCAAAGCAAGCCTTGTACTGCCCTTGCTTCACagctactgttgttcagtcgctcagttgcctccaactctttgccacctcatggactgcagcacaccaggcttccctgtctttcactatctcccggaatttgctcaaactcatgtccattgaatcggtgatgccatccagccatctgatcctctgttgcccccttctcctcctgccctcaatctttcccagcatcagggtcttttccaatgagttggcttttcacatcaggtggtcaaagtattggagtttcagcttcagcatcagtccttccaataatattcagggttgatttgcttcaGAACTGAGCACACACCTACTAGGTGTCAGGGCTCCAACCTTCCCCACAGGCTTGGCACTTGTGTTCCACACCTCCTCTGCCCTTGACATGTTTTGTCTACCTTACCGAAATTTCCTCACTGAGCCCCAACCTGATTTTTCTAGTACCCAAAGGTGTCTCAAGAGGGCACAAAGCTATCAGCATCAATATCAGCTACCTGTTTACTCAGTGCAGGATACAGACCTCCGAATTGCTCATTTGCGTCATGAAATTCTTAAAACGGTGATCAAGTTTCGCGAGAGGAATCTTGGCGACTGGCGTGAGGGTAGGAAAGGAAGGCGGTGCCTGGGGGCAAAGGCTCACAGATGGCAGATGTGTTGGCTTCGTCCCAGGCTGACCCGTGAACAGGAGGCGCCAGGGTCCAGGAGGCGGACGTTTGCCTGGCTACTTGGTGTTTTAACGACGCTCACCTGCGTGGAAGGCAGTGTGCACAGCGGCGCGCCGGCCACCCGCGACCGGCCACGGTTCCTAGTTCCACACTCTCTGCGGGCTACTCGCCACCAGCGGCCCGACCACAGACCTCGGCGCGCCCAGGCTCCGGGCGACACGTTCGGGGCGCTCTGGAAGCCCGCTCCTAAGTGCGCGCTCCGCCCATAAGGAGGGTGAGCGGGCTCCACGCGGCGGCCGGCATTACAGCTTGGGACGCGGAGGGCGAGGCCTCCCGTGGCGCACTAGCAGGCTGGCAGGTCAGAGATTCGCCAGAGCCAGACAACCGCTGTTCCCGCAACAGGAACCACAACAACGCCTGCAACGCAGAGCCATACCAGCCCGCGCCGCGAGGGCTGCCGGGAAGGCAAGACGTCACTCTGTGGCCCTGGCTCTGATTGGTCACAACGCTCTGACGCTTCTGATTGGCCGGGCTCACCACCATCCCAGAGTGCTGTGGGGCACTTCCTCCTTTCCCGGCCGTGAGCCCTCGGAGGAGGTGAGTATTTGGGAGCTCGGGGCCATCGCTGTTATCCGACCCCATCTGGCTCCATCCGCCGTCCCCGGTGTCCACCTGTCGCCAGCGGCGTCGGGCCTTGGCCCGTGCTCTGTGCCCACGCCGACGGGACACTGCCCCCGGACCTGACTCGCTCCGTGTCTTACCCGCTCCCCAGGCCTTTCGGCCGCAGCCATGGCGCCCAGCCGGAATGGCATGATCCTGAAGCCCCACTTCCACAAGGACTGGCAGCGGCGCGTGGCCACGTGGTTCAACCAGCCGGCTCGCAAGATCCGTAGGTGTGCGACCGGGAGCGAGCGCGGCCCTTCCTCCCGTCCCGTTCTCCGCGCGCCCGGCCTGCTGCGGGAGGGCGGACAGTGACCCCCGCTCGGCTTCTCTCCGCAGACGCAAGGCCCGGCAGGCCAAGGCGCGCCGCATAGCCCCGCGCCCCGCGTCCGGTCCTCTCCGGCCGGTGGTGAGATGCCCGACGGTCAGGTACCACACGAAGGTTCGCGCCGGCAGGGGCTTCAGCCTGGAGGAGCTTAGGGTGAGTGTCGCCAGCCCGTGTCCTGAGCCCCACTGGTTGTTCTAAGTGGCACACAGCCAAGTGATGACATTCTCCGGAATCGCTGCACTGCTATGATGAAAGTGCATTTGAACCCTTTTCCATCTGACGGCTGGGCCTTCCTTGTGtagggggtgggggccagggagtTCTCGGGGCTTAAGCTGTTTCTGTCGGGGCAGGTGGCCGGCATCCACAAGAAGGTGGCCCGGACCATTGGGATCTCGGTGGACCCGAGGCGGCGGAACAAGTGCACGGAGTCCCTGCAGGCCAACGTGCAGCGACTCAAGGAGTACCGCTCCAAGCTTATCCTGTTCCCCAGGAAGCCCTCGGCCCCCAAGAAGGGAGACAGCTCTGTGAGTACCTGACTCCCACAGCGCCCAGCGGGGTGAGGGTGTGGAGGTCTCGCTGTGGGTCTAGCTGGGCTGCAAGGACAAAGTACCTGTCTGCAGCTTCCTATCTAAAGCAGGGTTGCCATGCAAAGTAGTAGAGAAAAGATACATAATGTGGGAGAAAACCTCTGAGGAGCATCAAACTAACTGCCTGAAATGCCAGGATTCACTAAGGGCAGGACTTGGAGTCAGCTTTGTTAAAATTGAAAGTGTACTGCATGTTAGTAGTGTTTGTATGAGATCAGCAGTGCCCATTTACATTTGTTGCTGGCAGTCATTCTCCCTGCATCCTTGGTTCACGCGTGGGTGACTCATCTGACCGTACCTGCCTTTACTTGATGGGGCAGGAATCCACAGGCACTCAAACAGTGGTGACAAGTTTGGGGCTCCTTGGGAGATGAGCTAAAGTCACCTGACTCCCTTCTCGTTGACAAACAGGCTGAAGAGCTCAAACTGGCCACTCAGCTGACTGGACCTGTTATGCCCATACGGAACGTAAGTGGGCATGTTGGGAGAAGGATGGATCTGGGGTCGGGTTGGAGGGATTCTGTGTGGCAGCTGGGGTCCATGTTGAGTTTGTGAAAGACCTTCCCTCTGCCGTGAGGAGAGTCAGTTGCATCCAAACAGAGGGGCTCCTTGAGGAAAGCTTTGTCGCCCTCACTTGTTACCCTTTCTGTAGGGTCCTTTCCACTCCTTGATGTCTGTGGGAAGCCCAGGCTGGAGGCAGCTCTCCATGCGTGTTTGGTGATCCTGTAGCCTGACCAGCAATTGACAAGGCCCTTGAGGCTCCTgagagtgggaggtggggtgggcctGAACCCCTACACCCACTTTGTATCCAAGCCCCGCCCACCCTTCACATGATTTGGGCACTAGGTTCTGAGTTGGGGGTTACTTTCAACAAAGGAGGTACTTTCCTAATCTTTTGGTGGCCTCCAGTCAGCTTTACTCTGGTGGGTGGATTCCTCTCCAAGGCCTCTCAGTTTGCTGACAGTTTGCTGGGCTCCCTTCTAGGTCTATAAGAAGGAGAAAGCCAGAGTCATCACAGAGGAGGAGAAGAACTTTAAGGCATTTGCTAGTCTCCGCATGGCCCGCGCCAACGCCCGGCTCTTTGGCATCCGGGCAAAAAGGGCCAAGGAAGCCGCAGAACAGgatgttgaaaagaaaaaataaagtgctgTTGGCAACTTATGATAAACCTGCAGTGTCCATGTGACCTTCGTTGTGTAAGGAGCCAGGGCCTGGGGGGACCTCGAGGGGGACCTGAGGTGTGTCTGACCTTTGTCACAACAGAGTTGTGAGGAAAGCGCTTTGGTACCTGGGAGGCTTGTGCTTAGTGAGTGTTCTTGTCCGGACCCTCCAGCCCAGGAGATGCTGTGTATTCCCATTactattaaaatactattttcacaTCTAAAGCTGACACTGATTGAACGTGTACACTCAGTGTATTGGAAATTCACGATCTGTCAAGGATCAACTAGTGTGGAGGCCTGGGGGTTGAAGCCTCATGATCCATCCATGAAAGAGGGCTCATGGGGCGCTGCCTCTGGATGACCCAAGCCACTGGTTCCGTTTGCTTTGTGTTTGGGATCCTGGTGAGAAGTTGGGATGCTCCCCCAGGTCAGGTGACTGCCTTCCTCTTGGAGCCCTGGCTACAGTGCTCAGAGTGGAGGGCACAGAAGCCTCCAGGTGTGCAGGGCCAGGGGCTGCTGTGGTTAGTGTCCACTTGGGCAGAACTGTGGGTTTCAGGGATGGATaaccatagtggctgcactggtAACATCACCTGTACCTGTAAGGGGTGCTCCGGTGATTATAAATTGTAGGAGGCTAGCATTGGTTTGGTGGTGGTTATAAAGGTTACTTTGTTCTGTGTTTCTTCCTTGATTATTTTAAGTTACAGGCTATTTCAaaagatttgaaatttattctaatttccaGTTGAGATtacttagcctttttttttttttagtaccccTTTaagttagtcgttcagtcgtgtccaattcgtTGTAACCCCataggctatagcccaccaggctcctctatccatgggattctccaggtaagaatactgggatgggtagccattcccttctccaagagatcttcctcaTCTAGGGTCTCCTtctttgcaggtggactctttactgcctgagacACCTATGCAAAAGAGCTGACATTCCTCCTTTATCTAGGTCTCACATAGGTGGTTGCacttaatatttttcttgtgtGCTTTCAGGTTTCAGGGTATTACAGGGGGAAAATAAGGTGTTTGTTTCATAAAAGATCCATATGTGAGGAGAATCAGTGAGAAACTATGACCTCCCTTCTCCAATCTCCACCTCAATCCACAGTGGTTCGTGCCCAGTTCTAGGAATTTACCAATGTCAATATTCTTTTTTGCTTCCTCAGCTGCTTAGAACCAGATCAGAGGACAAGGAGTGAGCTGACACAGGGCCAGCCTGGCATTGATCATCCTGGGGACTGTAGAAGCTGATGACAAGCAGGTGCTGGGTGGAGAAGTTAGAAAGTGACAATGCAGGGAGttttcaggatggagaaaaggaaCTCAGGTGTTGGGCACCCACTGTGTCCTAGGAACACAGCAGTAACCAAAGCAGTTTTAGCTCCACAAAGTCTTAACACAAAACTTGGTGGAGTTTTCTTTCTGTAGGTCCTTTGGCTGGTTCACCAGTGTGTGGGCACATGTCAGCCTTGGGTTGCAGTGGTGACTGGCCAGTCACCAGGCTACAGGAGGGCTGGTGAAGGGCCTGCTGCAGACCTTTAGGGGAGGGCTGGCCTTCCAGATTCTTTGGGCCCACCCTCCTGGGAAAGGCTCAGGGCTTTCTTGGCTGCCTGTGGGGCAGTGGGAAGCCGTGTTAGACCTTGGTCCTGCCACCCTCCAGCTCTGGTGC from Muntiacus reevesi chromosome 2, mMunRee1.1, whole genome shotgun sequence harbors:
- the RPL13 gene encoding large ribosomal subunit protein eL13, with translation MAPSRNGMILKPHFHKDWQRRVATWFNQPARKIRRRKARQAKARRIAPRPASGPLRPVVRCPTVRYHTKVRAGRGFSLEELRVAGIHKKVARTIGISVDPRRRNKCTESLQANVQRLKEYRSKLILFPRKPSAPKKGDSSAEELKLATQLTGPVMPIRNVYKKEKARVITEEEKNFKAFASLRMARANARLFGIRAKRAKEAAEQDVEKKK